The following are encoded in a window of Rhizobium sp. 11515TR genomic DNA:
- a CDS encoding DUF1697 domain-containing protein: MAVYVALLYSIVLGPGRRVIMSDLKAMAESLGFRNARTLVATGNLVFEAEPQPIASVEAQLETGFATAFGKHVDIIVRDADRWLRLADGNPFLDGIGSEVIVRVMRQPLEPEILDVLAKYRQDERMAVVDGDLWIDFGLKASETKMLPALTTKRLGIGTMRNWNTVRGLAEMIGR; the protein is encoded by the coding sequence TTGGCAGTCTATGTCGCGCTGCTTTACAGCATAGTCCTTGGCCCGGGCCGCAGAGTTATTATGTCCGATCTCAAGGCCATGGCGGAGAGTTTGGGCTTTCGCAATGCCCGAACGCTTGTTGCGACCGGCAATCTTGTTTTCGAAGCCGAGCCGCAGCCAATCGCATCGGTCGAGGCACAGCTTGAGACAGGTTTTGCTACGGCTTTCGGCAAGCATGTCGATATCATCGTTCGCGATGCCGATAGATGGCTGAGGCTCGCCGACGGCAATCCCTTTCTCGACGGAATCGGCAGTGAGGTCATCGTTCGGGTGATGCGGCAGCCCCTCGAACCCGAAATTCTCGATGTGCTTGCGAAATACCGGCAGGACGAGCGCATGGCCGTTGTCGATGGCGATTTATGGATCGATTTCGGCCTCAAGGCTAGCGAGACGAAAATGCTGCCGGCTTTGACGACAAAGCGGCTCGGCATCGGAACGATGCGAAACTGGAACACCGTGCGTGGTTTAGCCGAGATGATCGGCCGCTAA
- the yidD gene encoding membrane protein insertion efficiency factor YidD, protein MCQFCLMQDDDEDEGGAAPSKRTRRDASPGGDMAMKSRNYAGPFRKTPDRLLGMGLIRLYQLTLSGFIGNSCRHIPTCSEYGYEAVARHGLWAGGWMTLFRVARCGPGGTSGLDPVPGELERRYHWWTPWRYFRLGQKAA, encoded by the coding sequence ATGTGCCAATTCTGTCTCATGCAGGACGACGATGAAGACGAGGGCGGTGCTGCGCCCTCCAAGCGAACACGGCGCGATGCATCACCAGGCGGCGACATGGCGATGAAGTCACGCAATTATGCCGGACCTTTCCGCAAAACGCCGGACCGGCTCCTCGGCATGGGCCTCATTCGCCTTTATCAACTGACGCTTTCAGGATTCATCGGCAACTCCTGCCGGCACATCCCGACTTGCTCGGAATATGGCTATGAGGCGGTCGCCCGCCATGGGCTTTGGGCTGGCGGCTGGATGACATTATTTCGCGTGGCGCGCTGCGGCCCGGGGGGGACAAGTGGGCTCGATCCGGTGCCTGGCGAGCTGGAGCGCCGCTATCATTGGTGGACGCCCTGGCGCTATTTCCGCCTTGGGCAAAAGGCTGCCTGA